One Microcaecilia unicolor chromosome 4, aMicUni1.1, whole genome shotgun sequence genomic region harbors:
- the LOC115468208 gene encoding olfactory receptor 52E4-like, with translation MFTLNASNVHPPIFILIGIPGLEAVQCWIAIPLCLMYLIAVFGNCIILFIVKKRSSLHTPMFFFLCMLGVIDLVLSTSTLPKMLSIFWFHSKEILFEGCVVQMYFIHSFTGMESGILLAMAYDRYVAICNPLQYASVLTNTVIVKMGIAVLMRNVIVVLPFVYLTVRLPYCKGNVIAHSYCEHMGIVKLACADTTINNIYGMMVAFSVLGFDITFIAVSYVLILRAVLRLPSKAVRLKAISTCSSHISVMLIFYTPAFFSFLTHRFGHRIAPHVHIIVASVYVLLPPMLNPVIYGVRTKQIRESVLQLVDIKRILGH, from the coding sequence ATGTTCACACTTAATGCCAGCAACGTCCACCCACCCATCTTCATCCTGATCGGCATTCCCGGGCTGGAAGCAGTTCAATGCTGGATCGCTATCCCTCTGTGCTTGATGTACCTCATTGCTGTTTTTGGGAACTGCATCATCCTGTTTATTGTCAAGAAAAGGTCAAGTCTGCACACCCCCATGTTCTTCTTCCTCTGCATGTTAGGGGTCATAGATCTGGTTTTGTCCACTTCCACACTTCCCAAAATGCTCAGCATCTTCTGGTTTCATTCCAAGGAAATCCTGTTTGAAGGCTGCGTGGTCCAGATGtacttcattcattcattcacagGTATGGAGTCGGGAATATTGTTGGCCATGGCCTATGATCGCTATGTGGCCATCTGCAACCCTCTGCAATATGCCTCGGTCTTAACCAACACCGTCATCGTGAAGATGGGCATAGCTGTTTTGATGAGGAATGTAATCGTAGTGCTTCCATTTGTATATCTCACTGTCAGGCTCCCCTACTGTAAGGGCAACGTCATAGCCCATTCCTATTGCGAGCACATGGGCATAGTGAAATTGGCATGTGCCGATACTACCATTAATAATATATATGGTATGATGGTTGCTTTTTCAGTGTTGGGCTTTGACATAACTTTCATAGCTGTGTCTTATGTCTTGATTTTGAGGGCTGTCTTGCGCCTTCCATCCAAGGCAGTCCGCCTGAAGGCAATCAGCACTTGCAGCTCCCATATCTCTGTCATGTTAATCTTTTACACGccggctttcttttcttttctaactCACCGGTTTGGACACAGAATCGCTCCTCACGTCCACATTATTGTAGCGAGCGTGTATGTCCTTCTGCCCCCCATGCTCAACCCAGTCATTTACGGAGTGAGAACGAAACAAATTCGCGAGTCCGTTCTTCAGCTGGTTGATATAAAAAGAATTCTGGGACACTGA